ATTTATGCATTCTTATTCGTCTCTCATTATAACGGCTGAATAAAAATATAAAAACCAAAGGTAAGAAAAAATAAATTCAATCTGGCTCTTCTAATCAACCAAGAAACGCGTCAATAAATTTAAAAAAATATTTTGTTTTTGACGCACTTTAGACGTTGAAAACTAAGGGGTACCTTTTATTCCGCGGTTGCGAAACATAAGTAGACTGGCGCCTTTTAATGAGCTCTAGGAATTCGCAATGAATATTACAAGTCAAGAGAGCTTCTTACGTTTCTTAGATCTTCGCTAGTGTCTAAATACACACCCTCTGATCGTCTTAAAATTTCTCTATATTTGTTTAAAACTCTATTGATGCGCAAGTCTTTGAGCAGTTTTGCGGATTGTAGATATATTAAATCTGAACTTACCGTAGCTTTAGATTTTTTTCTAAGATCGTCTAGTTCAATTAAAGCAAATTCCGTACTCTCAAGAGCTATGATTGCATCTTGTGTTCGCAAATTTTCTTTAAGAATGTTTAAATTTTCAAAAGCCCGAGCCCTTGCGAAAGAATTAAGAGATTCTAATCTTTTTATACTATCAACAATCTGGTCATTAGAACATTTATAGTCAATTCTCCTACACTCAACCGAAATAGAACCTGCCTTAGCAATTCTAGAAACTCCAAAACTCAACATGATAATACCTATAATAATTATAATTTTAGACATACTGTCTCCTCGAGATACCGTTTGAAAATTTGTTGGATTGATTTTCAATATTATTAAGCTACGGAGTTTTTATAAGATCATAACTTAGCAAGTAGCGTGCCCGTTTAAAAAATCATTTACTTGGAGCTAAATTCAAAAAAATGCCTAAAAAATTAAATTCAATGCCCTAAATAGTCACTATCCTCGAATGACTCTCTTAAGCTCTAAATTTTTGGCAACAATTCATTTATACTAAGCTTTTCCTCACCAAATAACGCACAAGCGACACGGAAAGGTGCAGCGCACCTTTTTATGGCAATAGAGCGGGGCATATCCATTGACAGCCTTAAAATAGATCCCATATTGTTTGCTTAACACATCCTACAGGAGGAATTGTTTCAATGGCTTGGTTTAAAAGAATCTCGTTATTTTTAGTGGTCAACATTTTAGTAATGGTAACGATTTCGTTTGTTCTGAACGCTTTTGGCGTAAGACCTTATCTTGATGCTCAAGGAATCGATTATCAATCTCTTATGATTTTCTGCTTGGCGTGGGGTATGGGCGGAGCCTTTATTTCTCTAGGACTTTCTAGAATCATGGCAAAAATGATGATGAGAGTAAAGGTCATCAATCCTTCAACGGCTACCGGCCCCCAAAAAGAAATCGTGGACATGGTTCATCGATTTGCAAAGACTGCGGGAATCACAACAATGCCAGAAGTTGGTATTTATGATTCACCAGAGATCAATGCTTTTGCGACCGGACCTACCAAAAATAGATCTTTAGTTGCCGTTTCAAGTGGTCTCCTTAACCGCATGGATAGAGATCAAGTGGAAGGCGTTATTGCCCACGAGATGGCGCACATTTCGAATGGTGATATGGTTACGATGACTCTGGTTCAAGGTATCATTAACGCTTTTGTTATGTTCTTAGCGAGAGTTATTGCTTTTGCGATAGCTCAAAATGCAAAAGAAGAAAGTCGTCCAATGATTCGCTTTGGTGTGACTATTGTCTTAGAAATCGCACTCAGCGTCTTAGGAGCTATCGTAGTTTCTTACTTCTCAAGACATCGTGAATTTAGAGCAGATGCGGGTGGCGCAAGATTTGCTGGCCGTGAGAAAATGATTTCCGCACTCAAAGGGTTGCAAGGAACATTAGGAAGAATCGACAACGATCAACCCGCAATGGCAACTCTGAAAATCTCTGGCAAACCCGGTGGATTGATGGCGCTTTTGTCCACTCACCCACCACTTGAAGAAAGAATCAGAAGACTCGAGCGAGGAATTTAATCTTTCTCCTATTTAGGACATAATCTGTGAAAAAACATTTTGATATGATCATTAAAAACGGCCTTGTGTATTCACAAGGTCGTTTTCATAATACCGACCTAGCAGTCACTAATGGCATCATCGAAGCCTTAGGAAACTTTCAATCTTCATCTGCCGATAAAATTATCGATGCAACTGGACTCCATGTACTTCCCGGAGTCATTGATACTCAAGTTCATTTCAGAGAACCAGGTTTAGAACACAAAGAAGATCTTGAATCTGGAACTCTTTCTGCTTTAGCTGGTGGCGTAACCGCAGTATTTGAAATGCCCAATACAAAACCTGCAACAACAACTCTTGAAGCACTTAAAGATAAACTCAATCGCGCAAAAAATAGAACTTACACCGACCATGCATTCTATGTCGGAGCCTCTCACGACAACATTGCTGAGCTTGCTAAGCTTGAACTGGAAGCCGGTGTCTGTGGAGTGAAGATCTTTATGGGTAGCTCAACTGGTAGTTTACTTGTAGAAGACGATCTTCATTTAGAGAAGATCCTAAGATCAGGAAAGCGCCGCGTGGCCGTCCACTGTGAAGATGAATATCGACTACGAGAAAGAAAACAGATCGCTATTGATGCCAAAAATCCTATCGCCCATCCAGAATGGAGAGACGAAGAAACAGCACTCAATGCAACAAGAAGACTGCTAGCCCTTGCTCAAAAAACATTCAGACCTGTTCATGTACTTCATGTGACTTCAGCTAAAGAAATAGACTTACTTTCTAAAAATAAGGACTTCGCCACAGTTGAAGTAACACCTCAACATTTAACTTTATTTGCACCAGACTGTTACGAAAAGCTCGGAACACTTGCGCAAATGAATCCTCCTATCCGTGATAAACATCATATGGAAGCATTATGGAAAGGAATCAATGATGGAACTGTTTCCGTTATCGGAACAGACCACGCTCCTCATACTATTGAAGAAAAAAAGAAACCTTATCCAGACTCCCCTTCTGGTATGCCCGGAGTACAAACCTTGATTCCAATCATGCTCGACCATGTAAATCAGGGTAAACTTTCGCTAGAAAGACTTACAGAATTGATATGTAAAAAACCCGCAGAGATTTTTAAGATCAAAAAACGTGGCGATATCCTACCTGGAATGGAAGGAACCTTTACTTTAATTGATCTTAAAGAAACACGCGAAATCACTCATGATTGGCTAAAAAGCAAATGCGACTGGAGTCCCTATGAAGGAATGCAAGTCACAGGCTGGGCCAAGGGAGCCATTCTACGTGGTAAAATTGCTATGATGGAAGATGAAATCATTGATTTTCCAAAGGGATTACCATTAGTATTCGACCATGCTTGAGATTCAATTTAGAAGAAAATTTGAAGCCGCTCACCGTTTTATTGAAGGTGAAAACAAAGGCACCCTTTGCGGGCAACCTCACGGACACACTTGGTTTGTAACTGTCACTCTTGGTTCTAAAGTCCCAAAAAATTTGAATTTTTCTACAAATACTCTTATCCCTTTTGAAAAAGCTAAAAAGAAATGGCATCAATGGATAGATGGAAATGTTGACCATTGTTTTATGTTCAACAAGAAAGATCCATTGTTGGAGTTTATGTTGAAAGACAATCCCGGTGGTCGTCATTTGATCATGCCTGGCGATCCTACAACAGAAATGGTTGCCATGACTTTTATGTCCAAGTTTGATTGTTTTTTAAAAGAAATTGATGAGAATTTATATTGCTCGTCCATTGTGATCGATGAAACACAAACCAATTCCATTCGCTTCTCCGGCAACCCTCAAGAGCACCTTCCCCAAAGTCAAAATCCTAGTGACTTCTGGTGGAATAGAGCCGATCTTACTAGTAACGATATTTAGGCATACAAGAAGGTACGGCGTACCATTTGAGGTTTTATGAAATTCATAATTTTGATTATTGCTATGTTTTCTACGGGCGAATTACTTTTGAGCTGTTCGACAAGTCCTACGGGTCGTAAACAAATGACCATCATGCCGGAATCCCAAATGTCTTCCATGGGCGCCCAATCCTTTGAAGAATTAAAAAAGCAAACTCCCATCGAAAAAGATGCCAAAATCAACGCCTACGTAAAATGCATTACCGACCCTATTTTAAAAGCAGCCGGTCCCGTTGAAGGCGTTAGCTCTTGGGAAGTGGTGGTATTTAAAGATAATCAGGTGAATGCCTTTGCCCTTCCTGGTGGAAAAATCGGAGTCTACACTGGCATCATTAAAATTGCGACGACCCCGGATCAATTGGCGGCAGTTCTGGGACACGAAGTGGGTCACGTGATGGCAAAGCATGGGAACGAGCGCGTGAGCCAAGGCATGGCTTCACAAATTGCTTTGGCGGGTACGGCAATTGCCTTAGGAAACAACGGACAACTCGACAAAAAATCTCAAATGATTGTAGCTGGTCTTGGCGTGGGAATGCAGTTTGGAGTCTTACTCCCTTTTAGCAGAACCCACGAATCCGAAGCAGATATTATTGGATTGGAATTGATGGCTAAAGCTGGATTCAATCCTGACGATTCAGTAGAGCTCTGGAGAAATATGTCAAAGGCCAGTGGAGGCAAAGCTCCTCCACAATTTATGTCGACCCATCCATCAAATGAAACAAGAATTAAAAATCTTTCAAACAACATACCAAAATTTGAACCCTACTATCAAAAAGCCGTCAACAACGGAACAAACCCTCACTGTAATTTGTAAAAATGTATGAAAAGTATCAATCCATTTAATCTTGAAGTTTTAGAGGAGTTTAAGGAAATCACTTCTACGGATTTGGAAAAGACTTTAGCTCATACGGATAAGGCTTTTCAAACTTGGAAGAGAGCTTCTTATCAAGATCGTGGAGCCTTATTTCAAAAACTTTCTACAGTTTTAAAAACAAAATCTGATTCCCTCGCCAAAATGATGACCAAAGAAATGGGCAAAAGATTTTCTGACGCCAAAGCTGAAATTATGAAGTGTGCTGAGGCTTGCGATCATTATGCAAAACACACCGAAGAATTTCTAAAAGATCAGCCCGTCTCCACTGACGGCTCTCAAAGCTTTATAACATTTCAACCCTTAGGAACTATCCTTGCGATCATGCCTTGGAATTTTCCTTTCTGGCAGGTTTTTAGGTTTGCCGTTCCGACACTGATGGCTGGAAATGTGGGAATCTTAAAACACGCCTCTAATGTTTCTCAATGTGCCGTGGAAATAGAAAGATTATTCATCGAAGCTGGATTTCCTAACAATATTCTTAGCACCGTACTTCTTGGCAGTGATAAGGTTGCAAAGTTGATCGCTGATCCGAGAATCAAAGCCGTCACTCTCACAGGTTCAACACCAGCGGGAAAAAGTGTCGCCGAAAATGCAGGTAAAAACTTAAAAAAATGTGTTCTTGAATTGGGCGGAAGCGATGCCTATGTGGTTTTAGATGATGCAGATTTAAAAGCTGCCATTGAAATCTGCGCCAAAAGTCGTCTCATCAATTCTGGTCAAAGTTGTATTTCCGCAAAAAGATTTGTGGTCACCTCAAAAGTATACGAGCAATTCAAAGAAGGTCTCATTGAGAAATTTAAAAGTTTAAGAATGGGTGATCCCCTGGATGACAACACCACTCTTGCACCTCTCGCTCGCACAGACCTAAGAGATGACCTTCATAAACAAGTAAGAAAAGCTTTAGAGCACGGAGCTAGGCTTGTTTATGGCGGAGAAATCCCTCACCAGGAAGGTGCTTTCTATTCACCGACCATTCTTGAAAATATCAATTCTGAAAATCCAGCTTATTACGAAGAATTTTTTGGTCCCGTGGCTTTGCTTTTTAAAGCCAAGAATGAAAAAGAAGCCTTAGCAATTGCCAATGATTCACATTTTGGTTTAGGAGCTGCCGTATTCACTGCAAATACCAATCACGGCGTAGAAATCGCCAAGAAAGAACTCGAAGCTGGAAGCTGTTTTGTGAATGCCCTAGTCAAATCCGATTCAAGACTGCCCTTTGGAGGAATTAAAACCAGTGGATTTGGAAGAGAGCTTTCGCACTTTGGAATTCATGAATTTGTAAATATCAAAACCGTTTATGTAAAATAGATTTCAAAAATTGAATTACGCTGCCATTTTATTTTTTTGCTTTTTTTCTGAATTTATTTTTGGCAACGCAACCTCAAACATAACGTTTGGATTATTTTGATCCAGACTGATTGTCCCTCCATGAGCTAGTACTAATGTTTTTGAAATGCTCAAACCAATTCCCATAGCTGTGCCTACATCTTTTGTTGAAAAGAACGGCTCAAATACTCTTTCCGCTGTGTTTTTATCAATGAGTGGCCCACTATTTTGCACTAGAATTTTGTAATGACTTTTATTTTCAATCAATAAAACTTTAATCCATTTTATATCCTTATTCTCAATGGCATCGATAGCATTCTTTACTAAATTCGATACCACATGCTTTAATGAAGAAGAGCTTCCCCAAACTAAGCCATCGCCTACGACATTGTACATATAAGCAAAATCTATATTTTTTTCTTTAAATTTTTTGGCATAATCATTTTTAACACTGATTACAACATCAAAAAGCGAAACTCTATCTCTTTCGAATTTTCCACCGGTCATAGTTAACAACCTCAAAGAATGGACAATGTTGCCGATCTTCTCTCCCGTGCGAATCAAATTTGCGACGTCTACTTTGGCTTGATCAATTTTATTGTTTTCAAGTTTATCACTTAAATTTTCTAGAGTGAGGATCATTGTGGCCAAGGGAGTATTCACCTCATGGGCAATCCCACCAGCCATTTGCCCTACTGAAGACCATCTTCTCAATGAAGTATTTTTATTGATCTCACTTATAAAAGCAGTCGAAATTTTCTTATAGTTTAAATAATTCAAAAAAGTAAATATACATACCGTCGTCACACCAAAAAGGTACAGAAATGCTTCGTTGCGAGCTTCGAATGCAGAAAAACCAAAGGCCATAATGGACACAACAAAGGACATCACCATGTACAGGATAGCAAAAACTATTTTGAATTTAGATTCTAAAATTATATTTACAACAGTGAAGAGAAATATCAATCCCCCTACAACATAATCCATATTGATTTCATTTCTTAGTAGAATAAAATGAAAATGAGTGATTGCTATAAATACAGATGTATAAAGAAAAATTTTTAAATTTTTTGTGAACCAGGCTAACCTAAACGAAAGCACCGCTGCCATGAGAAGCGGAATACAAATTGCGAAACGAACTCCGAGAGGATCGTAATGACCAAGTTTTTCTGAAAGTAGATATCCCCAAAGTGGATACAACGCTGAACTGATAAAAATAACAGCCTGATAATAGCGGGTTTGATCTACCGCTAATATTTCCTTTTCATTTAAAATCAGTTGATCATTCATTTCACTTCCTAATACATTGGATCAAAACAATAATTGTGTAATCAAATTGAGACAAAAAAATCTGTTTTACTTACTATAATTTATCGAAATAACTACCGAAAAGCTTTAGTACATATAAAGATATTCAAGGAAGTAAAAATGACTCATAAATTAAAAGTCTTATTAGTAGAAGATGATCTGATGTTACAAGAAGTATTAAAGTCCACTCTGGAAGGCTTTGGCTGCACAGTAATGTGTTCAAACAATGGCTACGAAGCTATCCAGCTACTTAAGAAACAGACATTCAGTGTAATTATCAGTGATATTAAAATGCCTAAAATGGACGGAATATCTCTTCTTGAGACACTCAAGACCCTCGGAATTAATACTCCGGTTGTTATGATGACTGGTTATTCTGAGTATAAAGATGATCAAATTGCTCATGCAGGCGGAGTCGTATTACTAGAAAAACCTTTCACCCGCGCCAAGCTCAAAGAACTCTTCGATGAATACATGAGCCTACTTCCTACAGGAAGTTAACCTCTTCGTCTAACCTCTTCCTTTTGTTTTCGTTTTTCCAGGCGCTGCATTGTCTTCAATGTATTTCACTATCATTCCTGCAACATCTTTTTGCGTAGCTTTTTCAATGCCCTCTAGTCCCGGAGAGGAATTCACTTCCAGAACTAATGGTCCACGATTGGACCTAATGATATCCACCCCGGCCACATTCAATCCTAAAACTTTTGCAGCTTTAATAGCGGTGTCTTTTTCTTTTTTAGATAAAGTCACGGCTTCTGCTTTTCCACCTCTATGAAGGTTACTTCTAAATTCCCCAGCCTTTGCTCTTCTCATCATGCTGGCCACAACCTTATCTCCAATGACAAAACAACGAATGTCGCAGCTTTCGGCTTCACCAATGTATTCTTGAACAAGCAAGTATTCATCTAGCTCTCTAAACGCTTCGATCACGCTCTCGGCGGCGTTCTGAGTTTCGGCTAAGATCACACCTTTGCCTTGAGTTCCTTCTAAAAGTTTAATCACCAGGGGAGCTCCGCCCACCATATTCACAAGATCTTCTGTCATCTTAGTAGCATGAGAAAATCCTGTCACCGGAAGCCCCACTCCTTTTCTAGCTAAAATTTGTGAGGCTCTTAATTTGTCGCGTGACCTTGAAATCGCCACACTCTCGTTGATGGAGTATACGCCCATCATTTCAAATTGCCTCACCACCGCAAGACCATAGAATGTGATCGAGGCACCAATACGAGGAATGATGGCATCAAAGTCCTCTAGAATTTGATCTTTGTAGTGCACAGAATTTTTCTTTGAAGTGATATTCATGTAGCATCTGAGCGGATCAATCACCATCACTTCGTGGCCACGCGCTTGCACGGCTTTCACTAAACTCTGGGTCGAATACAACTTTGGGTTCCGAGATAAAATTCCAATTTTCATTTTGATGCCTTACCCTTAATTGCAGGGTTTTGTGTTAATAAAAAAGATTTTCCGGGATGAACCAGAAATTTCTTTTTTAAAGCCTTTCTTCCTAAAAGCATTCTAAAACCCATAATATCTCTATTCACCAGAGTGA
This genomic window from Bdellovibrionota bacterium contains:
- a CDS encoding HAMP domain-containing sensor histidine kinase, translated to MNDQLILNEKEILAVDQTRYYQAVIFISSALYPLWGYLLSEKLGHYDPLGVRFAICIPLLMAAVLSFRLAWFTKNLKIFLYTSVFIAITHFHFILLRNEINMDYVVGGLIFLFTVVNIILESKFKIVFAILYMVMSFVVSIMAFGFSAFEARNEAFLYLFGVTTVCIFTFLNYLNYKKISTAFISEINKNTSLRRWSSVGQMAGGIAHEVNTPLATMILTLENLSDKLENNKIDQAKVDVANLIRTGEKIGNIVHSLRLLTMTGGKFERDRVSLFDVVISVKNDYAKKFKEKNIDFAYMYNVVGDGLVWGSSSSLKHVVSNLVKNAIDAIENKDIKWIKVLLIENKSHYKILVQNSGPLIDKNTAERVFEPFFSTKDVGTAMGIGLSISKTLVLAHGGTISLDQNNPNVMFEVALPKINSEKKQKNKMAA
- a CDS encoding 6-carboxytetrahydropterin synthase, which encodes MLEIQFRRKFEAAHRFIEGENKGTLCGQPHGHTWFVTVTLGSKVPKNLNFSTNTLIPFEKAKKKWHQWIDGNVDHCFMFNKKDPLLEFMLKDNPGGRHLIMPGDPTTEMVAMTFMSKFDCFLKEIDENLYCSSIVIDETQTNSIRFSGNPQEHLPQSQNPSDFWWNRADLTSNDI
- a CDS encoding response regulator gives rise to the protein MTHKLKVLLVEDDLMLQEVLKSTLEGFGCTVMCSNNGYEAIQLLKKQTFSVIISDIKMPKMDGISLLETLKTLGINTPVVMMTGYSEYKDDQIAHAGGVVLLEKPFTRAKLKELFDEYMSLLPTGS
- the rimK gene encoding 30S ribosomal protein S6--L-glutamate ligase produces the protein MKIGILSRNPKLYSTQSLVKAVQARGHEVMVIDPLRCYMNITSKKNSVHYKDQILEDFDAIIPRIGASITFYGLAVVRQFEMMGVYSINESVAISRSRDKLRASQILARKGVGLPVTGFSHATKMTEDLVNMVGGAPLVIKLLEGTQGKGVILAETQNAAESVIEAFRELDEYLLVQEYIGEAESCDIRCFVIGDKVVASMMRRAKAGEFRSNLHRGGKAEAVTLSKKEKDTAIKAAKVLGLNVAGVDIIRSNRGPLVLEVNSSPGLEGIEKATQKDVAGMIVKYIEDNAAPGKTKTKGRG
- a CDS encoding NAD-dependent succinate-semialdehyde dehydrogenase, whose protein sequence is MKSINPFNLEVLEEFKEITSTDLEKTLAHTDKAFQTWKRASYQDRGALFQKLSTVLKTKSDSLAKMMTKEMGKRFSDAKAEIMKCAEACDHYAKHTEEFLKDQPVSTDGSQSFITFQPLGTILAIMPWNFPFWQVFRFAVPTLMAGNVGILKHASNVSQCAVEIERLFIEAGFPNNILSTVLLGSDKVAKLIADPRIKAVTLTGSTPAGKSVAENAGKNLKKCVLELGGSDAYVVLDDADLKAAIEICAKSRLINSGQSCISAKRFVVTSKVYEQFKEGLIEKFKSLRMGDPLDDNTTLAPLARTDLRDDLHKQVRKALEHGARLVYGGEIPHQEGAFYSPTILENINSENPAYYEEFFGPVALLFKAKNEKEALAIANDSHFGLGAAVFTANTNHGVEIAKKELEAGSCFVNALVKSDSRLPFGGIKTSGFGRELSHFGIHEFVNIKTVYVK
- a CDS encoding dihydroorotase produces the protein MKKHFDMIIKNGLVYSQGRFHNTDLAVTNGIIEALGNFQSSSADKIIDATGLHVLPGVIDTQVHFREPGLEHKEDLESGTLSALAGGVTAVFEMPNTKPATTTLEALKDKLNRAKNRTYTDHAFYVGASHDNIAELAKLELEAGVCGVKIFMGSSTGSLLVEDDLHLEKILRSGKRRVAVHCEDEYRLRERKQIAIDAKNPIAHPEWRDEETALNATRRLLALAQKTFRPVHVLHVTSAKEIDLLSKNKDFATVEVTPQHLTLFAPDCYEKLGTLAQMNPPIRDKHHMEALWKGINDGTVSVIGTDHAPHTIEEKKKPYPDSPSGMPGVQTLIPIMLDHVNQGKLSLERLTELICKKPAEIFKIKKRGDILPGMEGTFTLIDLKETREITHDWLKSKCDWSPYEGMQVTGWAKGAILRGKIAMMEDEIIDFPKGLPLVFDHA
- the htpX gene encoding protease HtpX, translated to MAWFKRISLFLVVNILVMVTISFVLNAFGVRPYLDAQGIDYQSLMIFCLAWGMGGAFISLGLSRIMAKMMMRVKVINPSTATGPQKEIVDMVHRFAKTAGITTMPEVGIYDSPEINAFATGPTKNRSLVAVSSGLLNRMDRDQVEGVIAHEMAHISNGDMVTMTLVQGIINAFVMFLARVIAFAIAQNAKEESRPMIRFGVTIVLEIALSVLGAIVVSYFSRHREFRADAGGARFAGREKMISALKGLQGTLGRIDNDQPAMATLKISGKPGGLMALLSTHPPLEERIRRLERGI
- a CDS encoding M48 family metallopeptidase translates to MKFIILIIAMFSTGELLLSCSTSPTGRKQMTIMPESQMSSMGAQSFEELKKQTPIEKDAKINAYVKCITDPILKAAGPVEGVSSWEVVVFKDNQVNAFALPGGKIGVYTGIIKIATTPDQLAAVLGHEVGHVMAKHGNERVSQGMASQIALAGTAIALGNNGQLDKKSQMIVAGLGVGMQFGVLLPFSRTHESEADIIGLELMAKAGFNPDDSVELWRNMSKASGGKAPPQFMSTHPSNETRIKNLSNNIPKFEPYYQKAVNNGTNPHCNL